In the Drosophila takahashii strain IR98-3 E-12201 chromosome 3R, DtakHiC1v2, whole genome shotgun sequence genome, one interval contains:
- the LOC108054637 gene encoding probable citrate synthase, mitochondrial has translation MQEFPKYRCCTSFIKTVLNRSLADCKDGGGKGKGIKAKLAKKIPVEREKFLGIKCLHGKKSIGQITVNSVIGGMRGLPLLFCETSSLDKNKGIFYRGKLLKDVCAKLPRVREGSQEGTPEGCFFLLTTGSMPTKEEAAEVTKEWLRRGNVPRYCLRLIDSMDKRVHPMAQLCAACACLNPQSKFVEAYSKGVKRGVYWEYIYEDSMNLCAMLPTVAAAIYNNVFKDGEGSREISKEQDWSGNYCRMLGLPDEEFVDLIRLYMILHADHESGNVSAHTSHLVGSALSDPFLSFSASMCGLAGPLHGLANQEVLVWLTKLRKAIGDEPTDDQLKKFIDDTLKGGQVIPGYGHAVLRDTDPRFVLQNEFAMKHCKDDAGVKLVTRLWKIIPEVLKKLNKVANPYPNVDAHSGVLLQHYCLKELKYYTVLFGVSRALGVLSQLIWSRALGAPIERPKSFSSSELCKFIKAADEKAGKNKKKC, from the exons ATGCaagaatttccaaaatataGATGCTGCACAAGCTTCATAAAG accgTTCTTAACCGTTCCCTTGCTGACTGTAAGGATGGaggaggcaaaggcaaaggcatcAAAGCCAAACTGGCCAAGAAAATACCCGTAGAGCGTGAAAAGTTTTTGGGTATCAAGTGTTTGCATGGCAAGAAGTCAATTGGCCAGATCACCGTTAATAGTGTTATTGGGGGAATGCGGGGACTTCCGCTCCTGTTTTGCGAGACCTCCAG CCTGGACAAAAACAAGGGCATCTTCTACCGCGGAAAGTTGCTGAAGGACGTGTGCGCCAAGCTGCCGCGGGTGCGCGAGGGCTCCCAGGAGGGCACTCCAGAGGGCTGCTTCTTCCTGCTGACCACCGGGTCGATGCCCACCAAGGAGGAGGCCGCCGAGGTCACCAAGGAGTGGCTGAGACGTGGCAATGTGCCGCGCTACTGCCTGCGGCTGATTGACTCCATGGACAAGCGGGTGCACCCGATGGCCCAGCTGTGCGCCGCCTGCGCCTGCCTCAATCCGCAGAGCAAGTTCGTGGAGGCCTACAGCAAGGGGGTGAAGAGGGGCGTCTACTGGGAGTACATCTACGAGGATTCGATGAACCTGTGCGCCATGCTGCCCACCGTGGCGGCGGCCATATACAACAATGTTTTCAAGGACGGCGAGGGCTCCCGGGAGATTAGTAAGGAGCAGGATTGGTCTGGCAACTATTGCCGCATGCTGGGACTACCGGACGAGGAGTTCGTCGATCTCATACGCCTCTACATGATCCTCCATGCGGACCACGAGAGCGGCAACGTTTCCGCCCACACCTCCCACCTGGTCGGTTCGGCGCTCAGCGATCCCTTCCTCTCCTTCTCGGCCAGCATGTGCGGCCTAGCTGGCCCTCTCCACGGCCTGGCCAATCAGGAAGTACTCGTCTGGCTGACGAAGCTCAGGAAGGCCATCGGCGACGAGCCCACGGACGACCAGCTGAAGAAGTTCATCGACGACACGCTGAAGGGCGGTCAG GTTATTCCCGGCTATGGGCATGCCGTCCTGCGGGACACTGATCCCCGGTTCGTCCTGCAAAACGAGTTTGCCATGAAGCACTGCAAGGATGATGCGGGCGTTAAGCTGGTGACTCGTCTGTGGAAGATCATACCGGAGGTGCTCAAGAAGCTCAACAAGGTGGCCAATCCGTATCCGAACGTGGACGCCCATTCGGGTGTGCTGCTGCAGCACTACTGCCTGAAGGAGCTGAAGTACTACACGGTCCTCTTCGGAGTTTCCCGGGCTCTGGGCGTTCTGTCCCAGCTCATTTGGTCACGTGCCCTGGGTGCACCCATCGAgcggcccaagtccttctcgTCGTCGGAACTCTGCAAGTTCATCAAGGCAGCCGACGAAAAGGCgggaaaaaataagaagaagTGCTGA